The following coding sequences lie in one Bordetella genomosp. 9 genomic window:
- the gcvT gene encoding glycine cleavage system aminomethyltransferase GcvT has product MSHSLKNTPLADEHIAAGARMVDFGGWNMPLAYGSQLDEHHAVRRDAGMFDVSHMLNVDVTGADAMAFLRRLIANDVSKITATPGKALYSCMLNPEGGVIDDLIVYFFAPDRWRVVVNAATADKDVAWMRRVAQAESVSVAIEPRRDLAMVAVQGPNARAKVWAARPAWQPDTEGLTAFTAARFGADTLVARTGYTGEDGFEIVLPAADVAALWRDLAAQGVRPCGLGARDTLRLEAGMNLYGQDMDELTQPGQAGLSWTVSLKDAERDFIGRAAIEKFATPCAFFGLKLSERGVMRAHMAVRTPLGQGETTSGTMSPTLGVSIAFARMPSGVKPGDTVEVDIRGKWVPATVCKLPFVRHGKAVEHP; this is encoded by the coding sequence ATGTCGCATTCCCTGAAGAACACCCCCCTGGCCGACGAGCACATCGCCGCGGGCGCCCGCATGGTCGATTTCGGCGGCTGGAACATGCCTTTGGCCTATGGGTCCCAGCTGGACGAACATCATGCCGTCCGCCGCGACGCCGGCATGTTCGACGTTTCGCACATGCTCAACGTCGACGTCACCGGCGCGGACGCCATGGCCTTCCTGCGCCGCCTGATCGCCAACGACGTCAGCAAGATCACCGCCACGCCGGGCAAGGCGCTGTACAGCTGCATGCTGAATCCGGAAGGCGGCGTGATCGACGACCTGATCGTCTACTTTTTCGCGCCGGACCGCTGGCGTGTCGTGGTGAACGCCGCCACGGCGGACAAGGACGTCGCCTGGATGAGGCGCGTCGCGCAGGCCGAATCCGTTTCCGTCGCCATCGAGCCGCGGCGCGACCTGGCCATGGTTGCGGTTCAGGGACCGAACGCCCGCGCCAAGGTATGGGCGGCGCGCCCGGCGTGGCAGCCGGACACCGAGGGCCTGACGGCGTTCACGGCCGCGCGGTTCGGCGCCGATACGCTGGTGGCGCGCACGGGTTATACCGGCGAGGACGGCTTCGAAATCGTGCTGCCCGCGGCGGACGTGGCCGCGCTGTGGCGCGACCTGGCCGCCCAGGGCGTGCGGCCCTGCGGCCTTGGCGCGCGTGACACGCTCCGCCTGGAGGCGGGCATGAATCTGTATGGCCAGGATATGGACGAACTGACCCAGCCCGGGCAGGCAGGGCTCAGCTGGACCGTTTCGCTGAAAGACGCCGAACGCGATTTCATCGGCCGTGCGGCCATCGAAAAATTCGCCACCCCCTGCGCCTTTTTCGGCCTGAAGCTGTCCGAACGCGGCGTGATGCGCGCCCATATGGCGGTGCGCACGCCGCTGGGCCAGGGCGAGACCACCAGCGGGACGATGTCTCCGACGCTGGGCGTTTCCATCGCCTTCGCCCGTATGCCGTCGGGCGTGAAGCCCGGCGACACCGTGGAGGTGGACATCCGCGGCAAATGGGTCCCGGCGACCGTGTGCAAATTGCCCTTCGTCCGTCACGGAAAAGCGGTCGAACACCCGTAA
- a CDS encoding aspartate aminotransferase family protein, whose amino-acid sequence MNAPSTSPDLSHLWMPFTANRQFKANPRMLVAAKGMYYTSFDGRTLLDGTAGLWCVNAGHCRDEITQAISQQAGAMDYAPGFQLGHPLAFQAASAVAGLMPAGLDRIFFTNSGSESVDTALKIALAYHRARGEGQRTRLIGRERGYHGVGFGGISVGGIPANRKAFSGALLPAVDHLPHTHNLERNAFSKGQPAWGAELADELERILALHDPSTIAAVIVEPMAGSTGVLVPPKGYLERLREITSRHGILLIFDEVITAYGRVGAATAAEAFGVTPDLITMAKGISNAAVPCGAVAVRREVHDAIVESGPGGIEFFHGYTYSAHPLAAAAVLATLDIYRRENLFARARELAPAFEQAAHGLRGAAHVIDVRNIGLVAGIELAPRPGAPGARAAEAFQRCFDTGLLVRYTGDILAISPPLIIENSQIDEIFHTIAAVLKEVA is encoded by the coding sequence ATGAACGCGCCTTCGACGTCTCCCGATCTTTCCCACCTGTGGATGCCTTTCACCGCCAACCGGCAGTTCAAGGCGAATCCCCGCATGCTCGTCGCCGCCAAAGGCATGTACTACACCTCGTTCGACGGCCGCACGCTGCTGGACGGCACGGCGGGGTTGTGGTGCGTGAACGCCGGCCACTGCCGCGACGAGATCACGCAGGCCATTTCGCAGCAGGCCGGCGCCATGGACTACGCGCCGGGCTTCCAGCTTGGCCATCCCCTGGCCTTCCAGGCGGCGAGCGCCGTGGCGGGGCTGATGCCCGCCGGCCTGGACCGCATCTTCTTCACCAACTCCGGGTCCGAGTCGGTGGACACCGCGCTGAAGATCGCCCTGGCTTATCACCGGGCGCGCGGCGAGGGGCAGCGTACCCGGCTGATCGGCCGCGAGCGCGGCTATCACGGCGTGGGCTTCGGCGGCATTTCCGTAGGGGGCATTCCCGCCAACCGCAAGGCGTTTTCGGGCGCCCTGCTGCCGGCGGTCGACCACCTGCCGCACACCCATAACCTGGAGCGCAACGCGTTCTCGAAGGGGCAGCCGGCCTGGGGCGCGGAGCTCGCCGATGAACTCGAACGCATCCTGGCGCTGCACGATCCCAGCACGATCGCGGCGGTGATCGTCGAACCCATGGCGGGCTCGACGGGCGTGCTGGTGCCGCCCAAGGGCTACCTGGAGCGCCTGCGCGAGATCACGAGCCGGCACGGCATCCTGCTGATTTTCGACGAAGTCATCACGGCATACGGGCGCGTGGGCGCCGCTACGGCGGCGGAGGCCTTCGGCGTCACGCCGGATCTGATCACCATGGCCAAGGGCATCAGCAATGCGGCCGTGCCCTGCGGCGCGGTCGCCGTCCGCCGCGAGGTGCACGATGCCATCGTGGAAAGCGGCCCGGGCGGCATCGAGTTCTTCCACGGCTACACGTACTCGGCCCACCCGCTGGCCGCCGCCGCAGTGCTCGCGACGCTGGATATCTACCGGCGTGAGAATCTGTTCGCCCGTGCGCGCGAACTCGCGCCCGCCTTCGAACAGGCCGCGCACGGATTGCGCGGCGCCGCGCATGTGATCGATGTGCGCAACATCGGGCTGGTCGCCGGTATCGAGCTGGCGCCCCGTCCGGGCGCACCAGGCGCGCGTGCCGCCGAAGCCTTCCAGCGCTGCTTCGACACCGGCCTGCTGGTCCGCTACACCGGCGACATCCTGGCAATCTCGCCCCCGCTCATCATCGAAAACAGTCAGATCGACGAGATCTTCCACACGATTGCCGCCGTCCTTAAGGAAGTGGCGTAG
- the gcvP gene encoding aminomethyl-transferring glycine dehydrogenase encodes MSRPLDTHTDFIPRHIGPSDADQAAMLRVLGVSTLDALIDEVVPPRIRVDAPLALPAARSEPDVLAELREIARGNEVYRHYIGQGYYGTHTPNVILRNILENPAWYTAYTPYQPEISQGRLEALLNYQTMVADLTGLDIANASLLDEGTAAAEAMTLARRGSSSRSNVFFVSQHCHPQTIEVVRTRADGLDIEVVVGDEAKDLPDCFGVLLQYPHSLGAVADYRAIAEAAHARGAVVACATDLLALALLTPPGEWGADIAVGSAQRFGVPFGFGGPHAGFMACKDAFKRNMPGRLVGVSKDAQGGNALRLALQTREQHIRREKATSNICTAQVLLAVMAGMYAVWHGPAGIRRIARRVQRATAMLRTALLDMGAQVVNDTFFDTLLVRTGAATTAVRDAAAAARINLREVDAAHLAISLDETVTPADLTQLIEVFGRGLGKGTEAVDLEALDGRAQGGIPASVARQGEILSHPIFSSVQSETDMLRYLRKLADKDLALDRSMIPLGSCTMKLNATAEMIPITWPEFAQIHPFAPASQTGGYRTLIEKLSKALCEITGYDAISLQPNSGAQGEYAGLLAIRAYHEANGQHQRDVCLIPSSAHGTNPASAQLAGMQVVVVASDANGNVDVADLREKIAKVGDRLAALMITYPSTHGVFEEAVTEICDIVHEAGGQVYMDGANMNAMVGLAKPGKFGSDVSHLNLHKTFCIPHGGGGPGVGPVAVRAHLAPYLPGVVDANGKLPEGAKVGPVSAAPFGSAGILPIPYIYIALMGAEGLLRATEVAILNANYIAARLRDHYPVLYCGRNGRVAHECILDVRPLKETSGVTAEDIAKRLIDYGFHAPTMSFPVAGTLMVEPTESESLAELDRFIDAMIAIRGEIAQIERGERDRDDNVLKNAPHTAAMLMADEWHHDYTRREAAYPLASLQDGKYWPPVARVDNAYGDRNLVCACLPVEAYA; translated from the coding sequence ATGTCGCGCCCCCTCGACACGCATACCGATTTCATCCCCCGCCATATTGGTCCCTCGGACGCCGATCAGGCCGCGATGCTGCGCGTGCTCGGCGTATCCACCCTGGACGCGCTGATCGACGAGGTCGTGCCGCCGCGCATCCGCGTCGATGCGCCGCTGGCGCTGCCCGCCGCCCGCAGCGAGCCGGACGTGCTGGCCGAATTGCGCGAGATCGCGCGCGGCAATGAGGTCTACCGGCATTACATCGGCCAGGGTTACTACGGCACGCACACGCCCAATGTGATCCTGCGCAACATCCTGGAGAATCCCGCCTGGTACACGGCATACACGCCCTATCAGCCGGAAATCTCCCAGGGACGGCTGGAAGCGCTGCTCAATTACCAGACCATGGTCGCCGACCTGACCGGCCTGGATATCGCCAATGCGTCGCTGCTGGACGAAGGCACGGCCGCCGCCGAAGCCATGACGCTCGCACGCCGCGGTTCGAGCTCGCGCAGCAACGTGTTCTTCGTATCGCAACACTGCCATCCCCAGACGATAGAAGTGGTGCGCACGCGCGCCGACGGCCTGGACATCGAGGTCGTGGTGGGCGACGAGGCGAAGGACTTGCCCGACTGCTTCGGCGTCCTGCTGCAATACCCGCACAGCCTTGGCGCGGTCGCCGACTATCGTGCGATCGCCGAAGCCGCGCATGCGCGCGGCGCGGTGGTGGCCTGCGCCACGGATCTTCTGGCGCTGGCCCTGCTGACGCCTCCAGGCGAGTGGGGCGCGGACATCGCGGTCGGATCGGCGCAGCGTTTCGGCGTGCCCTTCGGCTTCGGCGGCCCGCACGCCGGTTTCATGGCCTGCAAGGATGCGTTCAAGCGCAATATGCCCGGCCGGCTGGTCGGCGTGTCGAAGGACGCACAGGGCGGCAATGCGCTGCGCCTGGCTCTGCAGACGCGCGAGCAGCACATCCGCCGCGAAAAAGCCACGTCGAATATCTGCACCGCGCAGGTGTTGCTCGCCGTGATGGCAGGCATGTATGCGGTGTGGCATGGACCCGCGGGAATACGCCGCATCGCCCGGCGTGTGCAGCGCGCCACTGCCATGCTGCGCACGGCGCTGTTGGACATGGGCGCCCAGGTGGTCAACGACACCTTCTTCGATACGCTGCTGGTGCGGACCGGCGCGGCAACCACAGCCGTGCGCGACGCGGCCGCCGCAGCGCGCATCAATCTGCGCGAGGTCGATGCGGCACATCTGGCCATTTCGCTGGACGAGACGGTGACGCCCGCCGACCTGACGCAATTGATTGAAGTCTTCGGGCGCGGCCTCGGCAAGGGTACGGAAGCTGTCGATCTGGAAGCGCTGGATGGGCGCGCGCAGGGCGGCATCCCGGCGTCCGTCGCGCGCCAGGGCGAGATCCTGTCGCATCCGATCTTCTCCAGCGTGCAATCCGAGACCGACATGCTGCGCTACCTGCGCAAGCTGGCCGACAAGGACCTGGCCCTGGACCGCAGCATGATCCCGCTGGGCTCCTGCACGATGAAGCTGAACGCCACGGCCGAGATGATTCCCATCACCTGGCCCGAGTTCGCGCAGATCCATCCCTTCGCGCCGGCCTCGCAGACCGGGGGTTACCGCACGCTCATCGAGAAACTGTCGAAGGCCTTGTGCGAAATCACCGGCTACGACGCGATCAGCCTGCAGCCGAATTCGGGCGCGCAAGGCGAATACGCCGGCCTGCTGGCGATCCGCGCCTACCATGAGGCCAACGGCCAGCATCAGCGCGACGTCTGCCTGATCCCGTCGTCGGCGCACGGGACGAATCCCGCATCCGCCCAGCTGGCCGGCATGCAAGTGGTGGTGGTTGCGTCCGACGCCAACGGCAACGTGGACGTGGCGGACCTGCGCGAGAAGATCGCCAAGGTGGGCGACCGGCTGGCGGCCCTGATGATCACGTATCCGTCCACGCACGGCGTGTTCGAGGAAGCCGTCACGGAAATCTGCGACATCGTCCACGAAGCCGGCGGCCAGGTCTACATGGACGGCGCCAACATGAACGCCATGGTGGGGCTGGCCAAGCCGGGCAAGTTCGGCTCGGACGTCTCGCACCTGAACCTGCACAAGACCTTTTGCATTCCGCACGGCGGCGGCGGCCCCGGCGTGGGCCCCGTTGCGGTGCGCGCGCATCTGGCGCCTTATCTGCCCGGCGTGGTGGACGCCAACGGCAAGCTGCCCGAAGGCGCCAAGGTGGGCCCGGTATCGGCCGCCCCCTTCGGTTCTGCCGGCATCCTGCCCATTCCGTACATCTATATCGCGCTGATGGGGGCCGAGGGGCTGCTGCGCGCCACCGAAGTGGCGATCCTGAATGCCAACTACATCGCCGCGCGGCTGCGCGACCACTACCCGGTGCTGTATTGCGGCCGCAACGGCCGTGTGGCGCACGAGTGCATTCTGGACGTGCGTCCGCTGAAGGAAACCAGCGGCGTGACGGCCGAGGACATCGCCAAGCGCCTGATCGACTACGGTTTCCACGCGCCGACGATGAGTTTCCCGGTCGCGGGCACGCTCATGGTCGAGCCCACCGAATCGGAAAGCCTGGCCGAGCTGGACCGCTTCATCGACGCCATGATCGCCATCCGCGGCGAAATCGCGCAAATCGAGCGCGGCGAGCGCGACCGTGACGACAACGTGCTGAAGAACGCGCCGCATACCGCGGCCATGCTGATGGCCGACGAATGGCATCACGACTACACCCGCCGCGAAGCGGCCTATCCGCTGGCCTCTCTGCAGGACGGCAAATACTGGCCGCCGGTGGCGCGGGTGGACAATGCCTACGGCGACCGCAACCTGGTCTGCGCCTGCCTGCCCGTGGAGGCCTATGCCTGA
- a CDS encoding CoA-acylating methylmalonate-semialdehyde dehydrogenase: MKTIPHFINGQHYEGRSNRYSDGFDPSRGEIVSHVPLASPDEVDQAVAAARAAFPAWSETAPLKRARVLFNFKALLDKHQDELAELITREHGKVFSDAKGEVTRGIEVVEFACGIPHLLKGQYTEQIGGGIDNWSMRQPLGVVAGITPFNFPMMVPCWMFPVAIACGNTFVLKPSERDPSASVRLAELLLEAGLPPGVFNVVHGDKQAVDALIAHPDVQALSFVGSTPIAQTIYAQGTARGKRVQALGGAKNHLVVMPDADLDQVTDALMGAAYGSAGERCMAISVAVAVGSVADKLVERLTPRVRALKVRDGMDAEAEMGPLVTAQHRNKVRGYIEDGIAAGATLVVDGRELTVPGRDKGFFLGGTLFDNVKPAMNIYREEIFGPVLCIVRVPDFAAAVKLINEHEFANGVSCFTSDGGVARAFARQIQVGMVGINVPIPVPMAWHSFGGWKRSLFGDHHAYGEEGVRFYTRYKSVMQRWPDSIAKGAEFTMPVAK; this comes from the coding sequence ATGAAGACCATTCCGCATTTCATCAACGGCCAGCATTACGAAGGCCGCAGCAACCGCTACAGCGACGGCTTCGATCCGTCGCGCGGCGAAATCGTTTCGCATGTGCCGCTGGCGAGCCCCGACGAGGTCGACCAGGCCGTCGCCGCGGCCCGGGCCGCTTTTCCGGCATGGTCCGAGACGGCTCCGCTCAAGCGCGCGCGGGTGCTGTTCAACTTCAAGGCGCTGTTGGACAAACATCAGGACGAACTGGCCGAGCTCATCACCCGTGAACACGGCAAGGTGTTCTCCGACGCCAAGGGGGAAGTCACGCGCGGCATTGAAGTCGTCGAGTTCGCCTGCGGCATTCCGCATCTTCTGAAGGGACAGTACACGGAACAGATCGGCGGCGGCATCGACAACTGGAGCATGCGTCAGCCGCTGGGCGTGGTGGCCGGCATCACGCCGTTCAACTTCCCCATGATGGTGCCGTGCTGGATGTTCCCCGTGGCGATCGCATGCGGCAACACCTTTGTGCTCAAGCCCTCGGAGCGCGACCCCTCGGCCTCGGTGCGCCTGGCGGAGCTTCTGCTCGAAGCCGGCCTGCCGCCCGGCGTGTTCAACGTCGTCCATGGCGACAAACAGGCGGTGGACGCGCTGATCGCCCATCCCGACGTACAGGCGTTGTCCTTCGTGGGTTCCACCCCGATCGCGCAGACGATTTATGCCCAGGGCACGGCGCGCGGCAAACGCGTGCAGGCATTGGGCGGCGCGAAAAACCATCTGGTGGTGATGCCGGACGCGGACCTGGACCAGGTCACGGACGCGCTGATGGGCGCGGCGTATGGATCGGCGGGTGAGCGGTGCATGGCGATTTCGGTGGCCGTGGCCGTGGGCAGCGTGGCCGACAAGCTGGTCGAGCGCCTGACGCCCAGGGTGCGGGCGCTGAAGGTGCGCGATGGCATGGATGCCGAAGCCGAAATGGGCCCGCTGGTTACGGCGCAGCACCGCAACAAGGTGCGCGGCTATATCGAGGACGGCATTGCGGCGGGCGCCACACTCGTCGTGGACGGCCGCGAACTGACCGTGCCAGGCCGGGACAAAGGCTTTTTCCTGGGCGGCACGCTGTTCGACAACGTCAAGCCGGCCATGAACATCTACCGCGAAGAAATCTTCGGACCCGTGCTGTGCATTGTGCGCGTGCCCGATTTCGCCGCGGCCGTGAAGCTGATCAACGAGCATGAATTCGCCAACGGCGTTTCCTGCTTCACGTCCGACGGCGGCGTCGCGCGCGCCTTCGCACGGCAGATTCAGGTAGGCATGGTCGGCATCAACGTGCCGATTCCCGTTCCGATGGCCTGGCATTCGTTCGGCGGATGGAAGCGTTCCCTGTTCGGCGACCACCACGCCTACGGCGAAGAAGGGGTGCGCTTCTACACCCGCTACAAGAGCGTGATGCAACGCTGGCCCGACAGCATCGCCAAGGGCGCGGAGTTCACCATGCCGGTGGCGAAGTAG
- a CDS encoding ZIP family metal transporter has protein sequence MNTDIRSLAVASAGKATAVVAVVLLALGAWGLWLILRDPYPQVANAWLGGLVAAGATAAGTLPVVFSQRLSDKVQDTMFGFGAGVMLAASAFSLVVPGIEAARELGRGPWGAGLTVGAAILLGAAALLWLERTVPHEHFIKGKEGHDARKLKRTWLFVFAVMLHNLPEGLAIGVGYGGTDAVRGSALATGIAIQDIPEGLVVAVALLAAGYGRTFSVALGMTSGLIEPVGALGGAAVMAWSSMLLPWGLGFAAGAMLFVISHEIIPESHRKGHEVFATGGLMIGFVLMMLLDTALA, from the coding sequence ACACCGACATTCGATCGCTGGCCGTCGCCAGCGCCGGCAAAGCCACCGCCGTCGTTGCGGTGGTGCTGCTTGCGCTGGGGGCCTGGGGCCTTTGGCTGATCCTTCGCGATCCCTATCCGCAGGTCGCGAACGCATGGCTCGGCGGCCTGGTGGCGGCAGGCGCGACGGCGGCCGGAACTTTGCCGGTCGTGTTCTCGCAGCGTCTGTCGGACAAGGTTCAGGACACCATGTTCGGTTTTGGCGCGGGCGTCATGCTCGCGGCCAGCGCGTTTTCCCTGGTGGTTCCGGGTATCGAGGCGGCCAGGGAACTGGGGCGCGGCCCGTGGGGCGCCGGCTTGACCGTGGGCGCCGCCATCCTGCTGGGCGCGGCGGCGCTGCTGTGGCTCGAGCGCACGGTGCCGCACGAACACTTCATCAAGGGCAAGGAGGGGCACGACGCCCGCAAGCTGAAGCGGACCTGGCTTTTCGTCTTCGCCGTCATGCTGCACAACCTGCCGGAAGGCCTGGCCATCGGCGTCGGGTACGGCGGAACGGACGCCGTGCGGGGCAGCGCCCTGGCCACGGGCATCGCCATCCAGGACATCCCGGAAGGCCTGGTGGTGGCGGTGGCTTTGCTGGCGGCCGGATACGGACGCACCTTCTCCGTGGCGCTGGGCATGACGTCCGGCCTGATCGAGCCGGTGGGCGCGCTGGGCGGCGCCGCCGTGATGGCCTGGTCGTCGATGCTGCTGCCCTGGGGCCTGGGTTTCGCCGCCGGCGCGATGCTCTTCGTCATCAGCCACGAAATCATCCCGGAGTCGCATCGCAAGGGGCATGAAGTCTTCGCCACCGGCGGTTTGATGATCGGTTTCGTGCTGATGATGCTGCTGGACACGGCCCTGGCCTGA
- the gcvH gene encoding glycine cleavage system protein GcvH, translating to MSLPTDRKYTESHEWVKAEGDVFVVGITDQAQEQLGDLVFVGDVKTGAKLAKGDTAGVVESVKAASDIYAPVAGEIVAFNDELEANPALINESAYTAWIFKIKPDNPADLDGLLDAAGYEAL from the coding sequence ATGAGCCTGCCTACCGACCGCAAGTACACCGAATCCCATGAATGGGTGAAAGCCGAAGGCGACGTGTTCGTCGTCGGCATCACCGACCAGGCCCAGGAACAGCTGGGCGATCTCGTCTTCGTCGGCGACGTCAAGACCGGCGCGAAGCTGGCCAAGGGCGATACCGCCGGCGTCGTCGAGTCGGTCAAGGCCGCTTCGGACATCTACGCGCCCGTGGCCGGCGAAATCGTCGCGTTCAACGACGAGCTGGAAGCCAACCCCGCGCTGATCAACGAATCGGCCTATACCGCCTGGATCTTCAAGATCAAGCCCGACAATCCCGCCGACCTGGACGGCCTGCTGGACGCCGCCGGCTACGAAGCCCTGTAA